ACAAAGAAGATTCAAATAAAgcaataatagataggttacatttttaaaaaaatttgatactagttttatatttttctaatttaaaataaattagttttgatttttcaatataattatatttttttattttttaaatacAAAACCGCCTTCGAAACCTTTGGATGGTTTCAAATGTGTTTTGTTTATTGTGTAGTATGGTTGGCTAGCTCATTGTAGAGAGAGCTAGCAACCACGGTTTGAATCTCcgtgtgcataaatttaagccATCTTATATGGATGGGGTTTatacccttttttaaaaaaacatatCCAAATATAAAAAAAAATTATAAGTAATTTATTCTAAATAAAAAATACAAAATAGGTATCAaaagttttctaaaaatataacatATCCATTGGCACTCTACTTGTCAGTTATTCGGATTCAATTTTTTTTATATTCATAGTATTTAGTTTCttgtagttatgcctattattttttaACAAAGAAGATTCAAATAAAGCAATAATAGATagattacatttttagaaaaatttgatactagttttatattttaCTAATtcaaaataaattagttttgatttttcaATCTAATTAGATTTTTTAAAATACAAAACCGCCTTCGAAACCTTCGAAACCACCTGGAGAACCAAACTTATCCGGTTTCGATAGTTTGATGACCCTTATTATCCggttttgtagttgaaggttgaaaattgTAGAGGGTATAACCGGATTTTTTCCTTTCATTTATGTATCGGGAAATTGTAGTCATCTGTCTACCAAATGCCGCGCCTGTGAAGCTACATCCAATTCAGTTTCGATTCAGCTGCGTAGTTGCCGTAAACTTGATCAATTCTTCAGCTCCGCTGCTCCACTAGCAACATGGATGATCATGACCTTGTAGGGTTTTGATGATGTTGGGAGAGTGGAGACCTACGAACTAGGACTAAGAAACAAAGTTGACATATAGGGTATAAAGCTAAGCAACAATATTGTGGAAATCATCTCTCTGATAGAAGCTCTCATATCAGCATAAAAGCTAAGGTCTTCATTATTGTACGACGATGTCGCAAACTCGCAATACCAGCGGCTTCCCACGGCCAGAGACGCCTATAAAACGCCATGTACTCCAACGTTTCAAGCATGGAAGCACAACAATGGTCGCCACACGTGTGAGCACggattaaaaaaaaaaagatcgtACGTGCAAGCTAAGTGCCCACGAGCAGTAGCAAAATCCAAGGCATGGCGGCACCTTCTGCTTTCATCTTGCTCCTCGTGCCCGTCCTCGCCTCCATGGCCGCTACAGGGACTGCTTCCTTTGACGTCCGCGCCGAGCTCAACCACCCCTACGCCGGCAGCCCACTCTCCAGGTACGAGATGGTCCGCGAGGCCGCCAGCGCGAGCAAGGCCCGGCGCGCTTGGACCGCCGCTAGGCTGGCCAAAGcgtgcgggcgcggcggcggcggcaccgccTCCGCGCCGGACGTGCCGCTCGCGCCCCTCGGCAGGTCGATCTACACCCTGACCGTCGGCGTCGGCACTCCGCCGCAGCGGCACACGCTCGTCCACGACACGGGCAGCGACCTCGTCTGGGTTGAGTGCAAGCTGCTGAACGGCGCCGCGACGCCGACCGACCCTCTCTACGACCCGGGCAAGTCGTCCTCCTTCGCCGCCGTCCCCTGCGACGGCAAGCTGTGCCGGGAGGGCGAGTTCGAGTCCAAGAACTGCTCCAGGAACAGGTGCCTCTACACCTACGCGTACGGCAGCGGCCGGACCGTAGGCGAGCTCGCGTCCGAGGTCTTCACGTTCGGCGTGCACCACAAGGTCCCGGCCACCCTCAACTTCGGGTGCGGGAGGTTCTTGAAGGGCGACATCTTCAACGCCTCCGGTTTCCTAGGGCTCAGCCCGGAGAAGCTGTCCTTCGTGACGCAGCTGCAGATACCAAGGTTCTCCTACTGCCTCTCTCCTTACACCGACCGTAAGAGCGGCCACATGTTCTTCGGGGCCATGGCCGACCTGTCCAGGTACAGGACCACGGGGCCGATCCAGACCACTTCCTTTCTGAACAACCGGATCGGCAGCAACATCTACTACTTCCTGCCCCTGATCGGCATCTCGGTCGGGGCCAAGAAGCTCAGCATCCCGGCGTCGAGCTTCGCCGGCACGTTCGTCGACTCCGGCTACACGACCGGCGCCCTCACGGCGCCAGCGCTGGACGCCCTCAAGGAGGCGCTGGCGGATGCCCTGAAGCTGCCGCGGAGCTCCTCCGACCCGGACTACGATTTCTGCTTCCAGCTGCCGCGCGGCGTGCCCATGGAGGCGgtgccggcgccgccgctggtGTACCACTTCGAGGGCGGCGCCGCGATGGTGCTGCCCCGGGAGAGCTATCTCGCCGAGCCGAGCCCTGGGGAGATGTGCCTGGTGATCGGGGAAGATACGCAGCCGGTCATCGGCAACTTCCAGCAGCAGAACATGCACGTGCTCTTCGACGTGCAGAACCAGAAGTTCTCCTTCGCGCCCACTCAGTGTGACCAGATCTGAGTTGGGATCTACATGAGCCTCTACTGCTCTAGTACACTGGAATGGAGTACACTGGAATAGAGTACACTGGTATCTTATGTAGACGAGATGAGATCATATGGTCACAAGTATACGTGCGGTGTAACTGTGCAAGTTGAAAGAAATAATCCGACAGGAGAGGAGGGGTCGGCTACGGCTAGTGTCGTCATGTACTCATGTCCACCTCACTGTAGTGTTCATGGATGCTACCTATGTATAGTTAGTTTGGGTTCGAGACCACATCTATATTTGTGGGAAAAGATGTCACATGCTGCATGATGACCTTGCTTTTCTATCATCATTATGCGTGCTTGGCCGAATTCAGTGGTCTTATAGTATCACAAACTATTCGCAATCGTCCCACTTCACACTACGGATGACACATGGCGGAGATCAAATATTAAGGGCATGTATGGTTGTATGCCTAAAGTGCTAAAAATTGCCACACATTTTCTGCCACATCTGGCTAAGGTTAGACGCTGAAATTCTGCGCCACACCTTGGCATACCTAAGGAAATCTTGCTACACTTTTACAAGTTATTGACGAGTAGGATCTACACAATAGAAGAAAAATCTTGCCACAAATATGGATACAAATCAAACGCACGCCTAACTCGGTCAAACCTGCCTAACCTTAGGCGTGGCAAACTATAGCATCGAACCAAACATATCCTAAGTGGCTCTCTTTTTCAGGGTGTAATTATCAAACATTTAGCATCGGTGATGAAGCCATGTCACCTTAGTACAACATTGTTTCGCCATTTAGCGTTGTTGCTCTCAGTTAGCATTCGGTTCGCTATTTGGAAAGAAATATCGCTATGTGCACATAGACTGAAGCAACAATTACATTTTCGTGTAATTAGATCATCCTGCTGTCAATCATCCATCCCATCTTTTGTCACTAGAAACAAAAAGGTAACAAAGCTGACACTAGCCATGATGAAAGTTAATTTATTGTAGCGGGATAGCGAAGACTACAATTGAGCGCAATCATCTGGTGATGAACTATATAT
The Panicum hallii strain FIL2 chromosome 6, PHallii_v3.1, whole genome shotgun sequence genome window above contains:
- the LOC112896232 gene encoding aspartic proteinase nepenthesin-1-like encodes the protein MAAPSAFILLLVPVLASMAATGTASFDVRAELNHPYAGSPLSRYEMVREAASASKARRAWTAARLAKACGRGGGGTASAPDVPLAPLGRSIYTLTVGVGTPPQRHTLVHDTGSDLVWVECKLLNGAATPTDPLYDPGKSSSFAAVPCDGKLCREGEFESKNCSRNRCLYTYAYGSGRTVGELASEVFTFGVHHKVPATLNFGCGRFLKGDIFNASGFLGLSPEKLSFVTQLQIPRFSYCLSPYTDRKSGHMFFGAMADLSRYRTTGPIQTTSFLNNRIGSNIYYFLPLIGISVGAKKLSIPASSFAGTFVDSGYTTGALTAPALDALKEALADALKLPRSSSDPDYDFCFQLPRGVPMEAVPAPPLVYHFEGGAAMVLPRESYLAEPSPGEMCLVIGEDTQPVIGNFQQQNMHVLFDVQNQKFSFAPTQCDQI